The window GGTGACTTGGATGTTGGTCGCCGTTGTGATGGGAATCGCTGCGCTGGTTTCGGCATTGGACAACGTGATCGTGTAGGTGATCGAGTCGCCAGGTTCGGGACGCGACGGGGTGACGGTCTTGGTCAGTTGCAAATCGATCGCGTTGGGCGTCAAGGTCGCCGCATCGGTGTCGTCTTCGGTCGAAGGACCCGCACCAGGGGTGCTGTCCGGGTCGCTCTGGTCCGACGCCGTGATGGTGGCCGAGTTGGTTTTGATCCCGAGGCTGTCGACGCGAGCAATGATTTGCAGGGTTGGCATCGCCGGGATCGGGTTGCCAGGGTTGGGAGCGGTCACGTCGCCAACGGTCCAAAGTCCCGTGTCTGGATCGTACGTTCCCGAGGAGGTCACATCGCTGATGTAAGTCAAACCGCTTGGGAGGCTGTCCTGGACTCGTACGCCGGTCGCGTTGTTGGGACCTTCGTTGTCGACTGTGATTGTGAAGGTCACGTTCTCGCCGACCGTGGGGGACTCGTTTGAGACGGTCTTCGTCAGCGAAAGGTCTGCGACGGGTGTTTGGATGAGGACTTCGTCTTGGTCGTCCTCATCAATCAAGTCATTGTTAGGAGTGCTGTCGCGATCTGTTTGGGCGACCGCCAAGACTTCCGCCACATTGGTGAAGTCGCCCGCTTGGTCAACTCGCGCGACCAATTGCAGTGTTGCCAGTCCGCCGACATCGAGCGATGGGATCGACCACCGATTCGTTGTTGTGTTGAAGGAGGTGCCGGCGCTGGGCGTGTTGCTGACCAGCGACAATCCCGCAGGCAATCGGTCTTCGATCAAGATGCCGGTTGCGGTGCTGAGCGTCGCGTCGGTGGCCGTGTCGAGCGATGAGTTCTGCAGTGTGAGAGTGAATGTGATCTCGTCACCAACGTTGGGTTGGCTGTCGGAAACCGCTTTGGACAATTGCAAGTCAACTCGTGTCGCGGTCACGGTCGCCGCGTCTTGATCGTCGTCGGCCAGCACGTTGTTGTCGCGAGGACTGTCTGCGTCGAGTTGCTCCGCCGCCGTGATTTCCGCGACGTTGGTTTGTGGATCCAAGCTGTCCAGTTGCCCGGTCAGACGCAGCGTTGCCGTCGCTCCCACGGCGAGATTTGGGATGGTCCAAAGTCCCGTGCCGGGGGTGAAGGTTCCCGTGGAGGTTGTTCCGGTCGTGTTGATGATTCCCGCGGGGATGCGGTCGGTCACAACGATACCGGTTGCTGGATCGGGGCCGTTGTTTGTGACCACCACATCGAACACCACATTCTGGTTCAATGTTGGTTCCGTGGTGATCAACGTCTTGGTCAATTCCAAGTCCGCTTCGCCCGCGTTGTCGATGTTCTGGATGATAATGGTGGGGCCAACGGTGCCAAGCAAATCCGCGATCGCGTCGTAGTCGGGGCCGCCGCTGACTTCGAGTTCAATCGCACCGATTTGAGTCAGGTCCGCACCGCTTCCGCTGACTGCTTGGAAGTCACTGAACGGGATGTACTCCACCGAGGTGGGCTGCGTTGGCAGAGCGGGGATGGTCAGCGTGGCTTGGCTGACCAGAGTCCTGCTGCCCGCGATTCCGTCGTCGCTATAAAGCCGGATCACAGCCGTGCCACTGGTCACCGATCCAATGACAAATCGCAATCCAGTCGCGGAACCACCGCTGGTCAGATCGATCGCTCCCAAGCCATCGTCGTCGACGGTTGCGGCGTCATCGTCGGCACCGTCCCAGATGACCGAGCGGCTTCCGTCGGCGAATCCGTTGGCATCGAAGCTGAGCAAGTTGGGCGAGACGGCTTGGTTGACGCCAATGGCAACCGTTCCAATGTCGCCCGTGCCGCCTTGAGTCTTGTCGACGATCAAATCTCGCGAACCGCCGATGGCTTCGGCGGCGGCTTGCGAGGACGTCACCGGGGTCCCATCGGTGACCGTGTCTTCGACGCTTTGAGTGGTTTGGAACGAGTCGATAGTTTGAAAGGCTTGCCCGGCAACCTGGGTCGAGTTGACGGTGATCAACGGCGAGATCTGTTGCTGCAGCGTGCGACCGTTGACGGTTTGAGCGGGCTGGAAAACGAAGTACGAACCCGCGGTGACGCCGGTGAACTGATAGTTGCCGCTGGGATCCGCCATGGCCATGTTGACTTCAACGTCCCCCGTATCGGGCTCAAACACCCCATCGCCATCATCGCGGAACAGATCCAGAGCAACGTCTTCGAAATCGCCTCCAATGAAGCTATCCGTGACTTGCCCACGGATCGTCACCAAATCAGAAGCCACCGCCAACAACCGCCGACTTTCAAGTGACTCCAGCAGTAACCGACGTCTGCCTCTGCGAGTGCACTTTGGGGCACTGTCGTTCATCCGTGAATAGCGGCTTGGGAATCTCATCGTCAATGCTTTTCTGGGGGATCTGCAAGCTGTGTGTGACACCACACGACGAATAGAGAAGATAAGAGGCCTGGGTGAAGCGGGGAAGATATGGCAGCTGGTTGTCTGCTCATCTCACGGCTGGCGATGAGCCACCAGTGGTCAATCAGGAAACGTCTGATCGAGGTATTTGCGAGCAATCTGACGATGCGTAATCAATTCTTCATGGGAGAATTGGCGAGGATCTCCCTGTCGGCTTCTCGTCCCGATGATTTGAAAATGGGGCTTCAGAAGCGATATTCCGACCTGAAGGCCAAAGAATGTGGGGTCTAAGTCCGCTTCGTTCGGAATGAGGATCGCTTGCTCTCGCAAGTAGTCTGCGATGGCAATGACTCGTGGACGAAAGATGGGGTTCGACACATCACGACCATCAAAACTCATTGGACTGCTCGTCTGGATGTCGCACAGCTCCAACAGCGTGGGCAGGAGATCAGCGTGACTCGTCGCTTCTCGGACCTTCTTTGTGGGAACGTTTCTGCCGACGATGATTGCTGGGGTTTGGGTTTGCGAAGCAGACAAGCGTGTTCCGTGACCGATTGTTCCGTCATCTAAAAACGATTCGCCATGATCGCCAACGATGGCCACGATTCGGTTGGGGTGTTTCAACAGTGGAGCAATCAGATGATCAACTGTCCGGGCTGAATTGCGGTAGCGATTCCAGATCAATTCTCGGTTGGCGGGTCCGAAAGGAATGGAATAATTACTAGATGCGGCAGGCTGATCCTGCTGGAGGAGGGGATTGATCTCAAATGGGGCATGAGTCGCATACAGGTAAAGCACGGCTAACCGTGGCCGCCGATCAGCATGATCGGCTAGGAATTCTTCGCTCGCCTGAATCGCCCGGCGATCTGATCTCAGACCGTCATAAGAACTCACTTCAAAGGCGTCGTAGACATCTTTTCGAACGAAAGCATCCATTTGGAATGCGGCCCAATCATTCGCGGCGCCGAAGAAACCGCATTCGTAACCAGATTGGTGAAACAAACGATTCATTGCTGGTGCGTATCTCACATCCGACCGGTAGAACCAGATTGCATCCAAGCCGTTGAACAGCGAGAACAGACCTAGGGAGCTCGCGTTGCCACCAGAGAAATGCCGCTGCATCCAAAGACCATTCTCTGCGGCGGCGTTTACATTCGGCATCACATCTGAATCAATCAATTCTGGCCGAAGAGATTCCACCACGATGAAAAGAATATCAGGGCGTTGTTTTGGTTCATTTGTTGCCACATTCAGACGGAACGCTTGCGTACGACGACGGATCGAAGCATTCGTCAACTTCAGGGAAGTGCTTTCTTTCGCGAGAAGCGTTGGCCTATCACTTCTTTTTGAAGCGGGCCAGCCGATGACACTCAATGCATGTCGCGAGGGCTCCGCTCGCATTTCAGATTGGACAGTCGCCCAGAACATCCACGCGGGGGCTGCAAGCAAAGTAATCGCCCCAAGCCAGGCGAGTGAAGCTCCCAATGAACTCAGGCTATTTCCGGCATCGCTGCATCGCCTCGCAATCCTTCGAGTTGCAATTCGTCCGACCTGAGTCAATAGGAGAAGCGTGGCAAATCCAATCCCAAATCGGATGACCATACCCAGGTGCACGTAGGGAAGCAGACTGAGCGACTTTTCATAAAGAAGACGAAGGACTTCGAATGAAGCGACATGCATGCCGGTCCATTGATGAACAATCAGATCTACCATGATCCAATACCACCAGCCCGTCATCATTGCGCAAGCCCACCGCTCGCATCGCAATACATTGCCGACGGTGAACAAGACGGCTAAAGGCAGGAATGCTTGAAACAGCCTCCAAGTCGCAACCAGGAAGCCAACAGGTTTTTCGGCTTGAAGGACTTCATCGAACGAGTGCCAGCAAAGCGTCATGCTGATTGCCAGTCCAACGAATTGAGCCCAAAGCAAGCTTCGCCAACGCCATTCTGTCGATGGTTCGCGTGAACTGAAGGAGCGAGTTCTCGTCATTTCACCTGAGCTCCGTTGCGCAATGAGAAAATTGGCGAAGAACGAACTTCCCTTAAACGGACTCTGATTGAATTTGAAACTAGCTGTCGATAGGGGGCTCGATGTTTTTGA of the Rhodopirellula baltica SH 1 genome contains:
- a CDS encoding sulfatase-like hydrolase/transferase, with the protein product MTRTRSFSSREPSTEWRWRSLLWAQFVGLAISMTLCWHSFDEVLQAEKPVGFLVATWRLFQAFLPLAVLFTVGNVLRCERWACAMMTGWWYWIMVDLIVHQWTGMHVASFEVLRLLYEKSLSLLPYVHLGMVIRFGIGFATLLLLTQVGRIATRRIARRCSDAGNSLSSLGASLAWLGAITLLAAPAWMFWATVQSEMRAEPSRHALSVIGWPASKRSDRPTLLAKESTSLKLTNASIRRRTQAFRLNVATNEPKQRPDILFIVVESLRPELIDSDVMPNVNAAAENGLWMQRHFSGGNASSLGLFSLFNGLDAIWFYRSDVRYAPAMNRLFHQSGYECGFFGAANDWAAFQMDAFVRKDVYDAFEVSSYDGLRSDRRAIQASEEFLADHADRRPRLAVLYLYATHAPFEINPLLQQDQPAASSNYSIPFGPANRELIWNRYRNSARTVDHLIAPLLKHPNRIVAIVGDHGESFLDDGTIGHGTRLSASQTQTPAIIVGRNVPTKKVREATSHADLLPTLLELCDIQTSSPMSFDGRDVSNPIFRPRVIAIADYLREQAILIPNEADLDPTFFGLQVGISLLKPHFQIIGTRSRQGDPRQFSHEELITHRQIARKYLDQTFPD